From a single Paenibacillus sp. FSL W8-0426 genomic region:
- a CDS encoding histidine kinase N-terminal 7TM domain-containing protein, translating to MEESHINAYITLVTTSAVLNVFLCLYTYFRRAEIPSAKTFILYTAALSVYAFGYAIGLASNTLEQMKFWTVVEYMGMPFSASLGLLLMIQYTGRFLSRKMTTALFVIPSVTLIMVATNDVHHLFYKKVWLRENSTVPVMEIAAGQWYVVHGAFTFSCLLCACLILIAQWRHTKETYRRQLFTLITSQLIPMVGAFVYLLGLTPGGMDPVPVLMCITSAMYIWAILSSRLLTIVPIAKDSIFESMREGVIVLDSSNRLVDYNKALQLMLPELDMGMIGQKMDDIWINLSGNPFPLGNDKEGLHQDLYWQLHGQTVCYQVRTSYVHNKGGQTVGSLIMLIDITEQRFLQEQLKQLAYFDGLTKIYNRTQFLHHARKLLTNALANGQPLSLILFDIDHFKRINDTYGHETGDKAIVHVVSICNRYLGQDMLFARYGGEEFVIALPEMTLAEGKQLAEQLRMALLEHPMEWDGTNITITSSFGITSCQNPSDSLESLLRDADHALYQSKRNGRNTVFAFTANPA from the coding sequence ATGGAAGAATCGCACATTAATGCTTATATAACCCTGGTAACAACTTCTGCTGTCCTTAACGTGTTTTTGTGCCTGTATACCTATTTTCGCAGAGCGGAGATTCCCAGCGCAAAAACGTTTATTCTCTACACGGCGGCACTATCGGTCTACGCCTTTGGTTACGCCATCGGACTGGCCAGCAATACGCTGGAACAGATGAAATTTTGGACGGTCGTGGAATATATGGGCATGCCTTTCTCGGCCTCCCTCGGCCTGCTGCTCATGATTCAATATACGGGCAGGTTCCTGTCCCGCAAAATGACAACCGCATTGTTCGTAATCCCTTCCGTAACGTTGATTATGGTGGCCACGAACGATGTTCATCATCTGTTTTACAAAAAAGTGTGGCTGCGTGAAAACAGCACCGTGCCCGTCATGGAAATCGCCGCGGGACAATGGTATGTCGTTCACGGCGCCTTCACCTTTTCCTGCCTGCTGTGCGCCTGCCTCATCCTGATTGCCCAATGGAGACACACCAAAGAAACGTATCGCCGGCAGCTGTTTACGCTGATTACTTCCCAATTGATCCCGATGGTCGGGGCTTTTGTGTACTTGCTCGGGCTGACTCCCGGCGGCATGGACCCTGTGCCCGTTCTGATGTGTATTACATCTGCCATGTATATCTGGGCGATCCTGTCATCCCGTCTCCTGACGATCGTGCCGATCGCCAAAGACAGCATCTTCGAAAGCATGCGAGAGGGCGTTATCGTGCTGGATAGCTCCAATCGGCTGGTCGATTACAACAAAGCCTTGCAGCTTATGCTGCCTGAGCTCGACATGGGCATGATCGGTCAGAAAATGGATGACATTTGGATCAACCTGTCTGGGAACCCTTTCCCACTCGGTAATGACAAAGAGGGGCTGCACCAAGACTTGTATTGGCAACTGCACGGTCAAACGGTCTGTTATCAGGTCCGTACGTCTTATGTCCACAATAAGGGCGGTCAGACCGTGGGAAGCCTCATCATGCTCATTGACATCACCGAACAGCGCTTTTTGCAGGAACAGCTAAAGCAGCTTGCCTATTTCGACGGGTTGACCAAAATATACAATCGAACCCAATTTCTGCATCATGCGCGAAAATTGCTCACGAACGCTTTAGCGAATGGGCAGCCCCTATCCTTGATTTTGTTCGATATCGATCATTTTAAACGGATCAACGACACCTACGGACATGAGACAGGCGACAAAGCGATCGTGCACGTCGTTTCAATCTGCAACCGTTACCTCGGACAGGATATGCTGTTTGCGCGTTACGGCGGCGAAGAATTTGTCATTGCCCTCCCCGAGATGACGCTGGCGGAAGGCAAACAACTGGCCGAACAACTGCGCATGGCTTTGCTGGAACACCCTATGGAGTGGGATGGGACAAACATCACCATTACGTCCAGCTTCGGCATCACGTCCTGCCAGAATCCATCGGATTCGCTGGAATCGCTGCTGCGTGATGCCGATCATGCGTTATATCAATCCAAACGGAACGGACGGAACACCGTCTTTGCTTTTACGGCAAACCCTGCCTGA
- a CDS encoding SDR family oxidoreductase, which produces MSTTTPSKQTLPPQHQNQQPGIESKMNPKPEFEKTKYKAADKLLDKVALITGGDSGIGRAVAVTYAKEGADVAIVYLNEHQDAEETKRQVEQEGRKCILIAGDIGDVSFAKKAVEQTVKELGKLDIVVNNAAEQHPQQNIEDITPEQLERTFRTNIFGMFYLTQAAMPHLKKGSSIINTTSITAYRGNPTLIDYSSTKGAITSFTRSLSMNVVEKGIRVNAVAPGPIWTPLIPSTFDAQKVSEFGSTQPMKRPGQPEELAPAYVYLASDDSSYVSGQVMHINGGEVVNG; this is translated from the coding sequence ATGTCAACGACAACCCCATCCAAACAAACGCTGCCGCCACAGCATCAAAATCAGCAGCCAGGCATTGAATCGAAAATGAATCCCAAACCGGAATTCGAGAAGACGAAATATAAGGCGGCCGATAAACTGCTGGACAAGGTAGCTTTAATTACCGGAGGAGACAGCGGCATTGGACGTGCAGTGGCCGTCACTTATGCGAAGGAAGGCGCCGATGTTGCCATCGTGTACCTGAATGAGCATCAGGATGCCGAGGAGACGAAACGCCAGGTGGAGCAGGAAGGACGCAAATGCATTCTGATTGCCGGCGATATCGGCGATGTGTCCTTTGCCAAAAAAGCGGTGGAACAGACGGTCAAGGAACTGGGCAAGCTGGACATCGTTGTGAATAACGCGGCCGAACAGCACCCGCAGCAAAACATTGAAGACATTACGCCGGAACAGCTGGAGCGGACGTTTCGCACCAATATTTTCGGCATGTTTTATTTGACGCAGGCGGCGATGCCGCACTTGAAAAAAGGCAGCTCGATCATTAACACGACATCGATTACGGCCTATCGGGGCAACCCGACGCTCATCGACTACTCCTCGACCAAAGGGGCCATCACTTCGTTCACGCGGTCATTGTCCATGAATGTGGTGGAGAAAGGGATTCGGGTAAATGCGGTAGCACCAGGTCCGATCTGGACACCGTTGATTCCGTCCACGTTCGATGCGCAAAAAGTCAGCGAATTTGGATCGACGCAGCCGATGAAGAGACCGGGCCAGCCGGAAGAGCTCGCTCCTGCTTATGTTTATCTTGCTTCAGACGATTCTTCATACGTCAGCGGGCAAGTCATGCATATTAATGGCGGCGAAGTCGTGAATGGATAG
- a CDS encoding cupin domain-containing protein, translated as MKISKQYAPHYIWGTNCDGWHLMKHEGLSIIHERMPAHTAEVRHVHNISRQFFFVLSGEACMELDGEDMILEAQEGIEIPPGKPHQMQNRSSEDVEFLVISMPGTRGDRIELAADQTDSLN; from the coding sequence TTGAAAATCAGCAAACAGTATGCGCCGCATTATATCTGGGGAACGAATTGCGATGGATGGCACCTTATGAAGCATGAGGGATTAAGCATCATTCATGAACGGATGCCTGCCCATACGGCGGAGGTTCGCCATGTTCATAACATCAGCCGCCAATTTTTCTTTGTGCTGAGCGGAGAAGCCTGCATGGAGCTTGATGGTGAAGACATGATCCTGGAGGCACAGGAAGGCATTGAAATCCCGCCGGGCAAGCCTCATCAAATGCAGAATCGAAGCAGCGAAGACGTGGAATTTCTGGTTATTTCCATGCCGGGCACGCGGGGGGACCGCATCGAACTCGCTGCTGACCAGACGGATTCATTGAATTGA
- a CDS encoding ATP-binding protein: MRTFRNRLSIIMMALIGVSVIVAGITMGRVFKTTHIEVLEQTMIREINLLKATFPFHDATDPSSLATQKYYSERASELERLTDSRVTFINKDGVVIGDSESDPGTMDNHLNREEIKGAAETGYGRSIRYSETLGEDMLYVALPVNSAQSDMIEMPNGKFDGFIRLSMSLEAVNQGLQRGWIIMFIALGVLFVVVALVSYRVARGLTSPIEHITKVAHRISKLDYDARVKVTRRDEIGQLGLAINGMADSLQTQLKTIRDNEALLQSVLANMTGGIIMIDAGQSIALVNREAERMLGIQAARVTGKPYTELKRHYELTHTIEESVELRERMSEEVSIYNPEQHLLRIDGVTMSENDGGYRGMLFLLQDVTAIRRLEKMRSEFVANVSHELKTPVAAVKGFAETLLSGGVQDKETERSFLQIIYDEGDRLNRLIGDILELSKIESKRAPLECSPVHVHSFLEMVLETLSKVAEKKQIRLQMIVPEELYIEADEDKMKQIFINLLSNGINYTPEGGRVKVQVTVENDGEREEVVFAVSDTGIGIPKKDLPRIFERFYRVDKGRSRNSGGTGLGLSIVKHLVELHHGKLSVESELGMGSTFRVILPLIQEETV, from the coding sequence ATGAGAACGTTTCGCAACCGGCTTTCCATCATCATGATGGCCCTCATCGGCGTGTCCGTCATCGTGGCGGGAATCACGATGGGCAGAGTATTCAAAACAACGCATATCGAAGTATTGGAGCAAACGATGATTCGCGAGATCAATTTGCTCAAAGCCACGTTTCCTTTTCATGATGCAACCGATCCTTCATCGCTCGCCACCCAAAAGTACTACTCGGAAAGGGCGTCGGAGCTGGAACGTCTGACGGATTCCCGCGTCACGTTTATCAATAAGGATGGCGTTGTGATCGGCGATTCGGAAAGTGATCCGGGGACGATGGATAACCACTTAAACCGGGAAGAAATCAAGGGAGCCGCAGAAACGGGATACGGGAGGTCCATTCGATACAGCGAAACATTGGGCGAAGACATGCTGTATGTGGCGTTACCCGTGAATTCCGCGCAAAGCGACATGATCGAAATGCCGAACGGCAAATTCGACGGATTCATTCGCTTGTCCATGAGCCTTGAGGCTGTCAATCAGGGACTGCAGCGGGGATGGATCATCATGTTCATTGCTTTGGGCGTGTTGTTCGTCGTTGTTGCGCTGGTCAGCTATCGGGTAGCTCGTGGGCTGACGTCCCCGATTGAGCATATTACCAAGGTGGCCCATCGGATCAGCAAGCTGGACTACGATGCGAGAGTTAAAGTAACCCGCCGGGACGAGATTGGCCAGCTTGGTTTGGCCATTAACGGCATGGCCGACAGCCTGCAAACGCAGCTGAAAACGATCCGGGATAACGAGGCGCTGCTGCAAAGCGTCCTGGCTAACATGACCGGGGGCATCATTATGATCGATGCAGGCCAGTCGATAGCGCTTGTGAATCGCGAAGCAGAGCGCATGCTCGGCATTCAGGCCGCGCGCGTGACGGGCAAACCTTATACGGAGCTCAAGCGGCATTACGAGCTGACTCACACGATCGAGGAAAGCGTTGAACTGCGCGAACGGATGTCGGAGGAAGTGAGCATTTATAATCCTGAACAGCATTTGCTGCGCATCGACGGGGTGACGATGTCCGAAAATGACGGGGGATACCGCGGCATGCTTTTCCTGCTGCAGGACGTTACCGCCATCCGGCGGCTGGAAAAAATGCGGAGCGAATTCGTGGCCAACGTCTCGCATGAGCTGAAAACGCCTGTCGCCGCGGTGAAAGGATTTGCAGAAACGCTGCTAAGCGGCGGGGTTCAGGACAAGGAGACGGAACGTTCCTTTTTGCAGATCATTTACGATGAAGGAGACCGGTTGAACCGTTTGATCGGAGACATTCTCGAGTTGTCCAAAATCGAATCCAAGCGGGCTCCGCTGGAGTGTTCTCCGGTCCATGTCCATTCCTTCTTGGAGATGGTGCTGGAAACCTTGTCGAAGGTGGCCGAGAAAAAGCAGATCCGTTTGCAGATGATTGTACCCGAGGAATTGTACATCGAAGCCGACGAAGACAAGATGAAACAGATTTTCATCAATCTGCTGTCCAATGGCATCAACTACACGCCTGAGGGCGGACGGGTCAAAGTACAGGTTACCGTTGAAAACGACGGGGAGCGGGAAGAAGTCGTCTTTGCGGTGTCCGATACGGGGATCGGCATCCCCAAAAAGGATTTGCCGCGCATTTTCGAACGGTTTTACCGGGTCGATAAAGGACGTTCCCGCAATTCGGGCGGCACGGGCCTTGGTTTGTCCATCGTTAAACATCTCGTGGAATTGCATCATGGCAAACTGTCCGTAGAGAGCGAGCTTGGCATGGGATCCACGTTCCGTGTCATCCTTCCATTAATTCAGGAAGAAACGGTGTAG
- a CDS encoding response regulator transcription factor: MAQRLLVIEDEPTLSRLLTYNLTQEGYDVTAEDHGSAGYDRAVSQEFDLILLDLMLPGMNGLDILNKLRSQGVTTPVIILTAKNGEAEVVQGLKSGADDYITKPFGVSELLARVDAVLRRSSSGEDLPQQEDKDGSRIVLGELEIYPLKYEVTLGGQSISLRPKEFEVLLYLAKKPGVVLTRDDLMNAVWGFDYIGGQRTVDVHVSSLRKKLELDPESVHIDSIRGVGYKLVVKRKTPHHSS, from the coding sequence ATGGCACAGCGTTTGCTCGTCATCGAAGACGAACCTACATTATCAAGATTGCTTACGTACAACCTGACGCAGGAAGGTTATGACGTGACGGCCGAAGATCACGGCTCGGCGGGATATGACCGCGCGGTATCGCAGGAATTCGATCTGATTTTGCTTGATTTGATGCTGCCGGGAATGAATGGCCTGGACATCCTGAACAAGCTCAGATCCCAAGGCGTAACCACGCCGGTGATCATTTTGACGGCCAAGAACGGAGAAGCGGAAGTCGTGCAAGGGTTGAAATCCGGCGCAGACGACTACATCACGAAGCCGTTCGGGGTTTCCGAACTGCTTGCCAGGGTGGACGCCGTACTCCGCAGATCTTCAAGCGGCGAGGACTTGCCGCAGCAGGAGGATAAAGACGGGTCGCGCATCGTGCTCGGCGAGTTGGAAATCTACCCTTTAAAATACGAGGTAACGCTGGGCGGCCAATCCATCAGCTTGCGTCCCAAAGAATTCGAAGTATTGCTCTATCTGGCGAAAAAGCCGGGCGTGGTGCTTACCCGCGACGATTTGATGAATGCAGTCTGGGGCTTCGATTATATCGGCGGGCAGCGGACGGTCGACGTTCACGTCAGTTCATTGCGCAAAAAACTCGAGCTCGATCCCGAATCGGTGCATATCGATTCCATTCGTGGCGTGGGCTATAAATTGGTTGTCAAAAGAAAAACTCCCCATCATTCGAGCTGA
- a CDS encoding methyl-accepting chemotaxis protein has product MPMLLEARPEQAEDAALVRESVTASADVVADVPKEQPESGPKKRLLIRDYCRQVPIVGIHTTCGEAANMLNHDKDNPCILLCDDLMQPVGMVMRETLYRLLNGRFAADLFYDKPLMKVADSSPVIVDVHADAKHMIDIALSRTEQHFYDCLIVTEEDRLVGVLTVRDVMTLSRNLQHEASEERTATITESRQEMSRIHESITGLVLGASQTQKEAKRILSLSEQGEQSLMKVEASYQRVNRHMLAQREHAEDMLASIETGSSMAGSIRSLADQSGLLAMNASIEAAHAGEYGRGFQVVASEIRALAKQTREVAQNMSGLLEGIGELTRQTVELVRASAAEIEGSLGHVTEGETAFRELNNAVAGMSRIAEEIGEEGKRSGEVADYIRSKLNDMVSGNTPA; this is encoded by the coding sequence ATGCCTATGTTGCTTGAAGCGAGGCCTGAGCAAGCCGAGGATGCAGCGCTTGTGCGGGAATCTGTAACCGCAAGTGCCGATGTTGTTGCCGACGTTCCGAAGGAACAGCCGGAATCCGGCCCGAAGAAGCGCTTGTTGATCCGGGACTATTGCCGTCAAGTCCCTATAGTCGGAATACATACCACCTGCGGCGAAGCAGCTAACATGTTGAACCATGACAAGGACAATCCCTGCATTCTATTGTGCGACGACCTTATGCAGCCTGTAGGCATGGTGATGAGAGAAACGTTATATCGCCTATTGAACGGCCGTTTTGCCGCCGATCTGTTCTACGACAAACCGCTGATGAAAGTAGCCGATTCTTCTCCTGTCATCGTCGATGTGCATGCCGATGCCAAACACATGATCGATATTGCGCTTTCGCGCACGGAGCAGCATTTCTACGACTGCCTGATCGTCACCGAAGAAGACCGATTGGTCGGCGTGTTGACGGTGAGGGACGTGATGACCCTCTCCCGAAACTTGCAGCACGAGGCCAGCGAAGAACGAACGGCCACGATCACGGAGAGCCGGCAGGAAATGTCCCGGATTCACGAATCGATTACCGGACTTGTTCTAGGCGCCAGCCAGACCCAGAAGGAAGCTAAACGGATCCTCTCGTTGTCGGAGCAAGGGGAGCAGAGCCTGATGAAGGTCGAAGCTTCCTATCAGCGGGTGAATCGGCACATGCTAGCACAGCGTGAACATGCCGAAGATATGCTGGCATCGATTGAGACAGGCTCCAGCATGGCCGGATCGATCCGGTCGCTGGCAGACCAAAGCGGGCTTCTGGCGATGAATGCTTCGATTGAAGCGGCGCATGCCGGGGAATACGGACGCGGTTTCCAAGTGGTCGCCAGTGAAATCCGGGCTTTGGCCAAGCAAACCCGCGAGGTGGCGCAGAACATGTCGGGATTGCTTGAAGGCATCGGCGAATTGACCCGGCAGACCGTTGAGCTGGTGCGCGCAAGCGCGGCCGAGATCGAGGGCAGCTTGGGCCATGTTACGGAAGGGGAGACCGCTTTCAGGGAATTGAACAACGCGGTGGCGGGAATGTCCCGGATTGCGGAAGAGATCGGCGAGGAAGGCAAGCGGTCGGGAGAAGTCGCGGATTATATCCGAAGCAAATTAAATGACATGGTTTCCGGGAATACCCCGGCCTAG